In the Wyeomyia smithii strain HCP4-BCI-WySm-NY-G18 chromosome 2, ASM2978416v1, whole genome shotgun sequence genome, one interval contains:
- the LOC129719519 gene encoding putative uncharacterized protein DDB_G0286901, translating to MTESLGILSNSITNKLTSHIDEITNKVDEQLEAVNENLIDVATSKTQCSVPEILEEFRIIGSRISEYTPRMMPIENSIGYPSVAEEITMAGQPSNDLPNSGWRFLGSRKVWKQDWKAYDTKLHRIMQQQKQADKNQNRSLNFNRNLGNNHQSTNRNNYNFNTNSNRRYTNHNRHVNNSFWNNNNSPNYNMANRQHNNVTNSYNNQQHTNSNRFHANQLLPPDRVLLAAAKDRFSRPQSNSISTKF from the exons ATGACTGAGTCGCTTGGGATACTTAGCAACTCGATTACAAATAAGCTGACCAGTCATATTGATGAAATAACTAATAAAGTCGACGAACAGCTTGAAgctgttaatgaaaatttgatcgatGTGGCCACTTCTAAGACTCAATGTAGTGTTCCTGAAATCTTGGAAGAATTTCGAATAATTGGCAGCAGAATTTCTGAGTACACGCCAAGAATGATGCCCATCGAAAACAGCATTGGCTATCCAAGTGTGGCAGAGGAAATAACAATGGCCGGCCAGCCTTCAAATGATCTTCCAAACAGTGGATGGCGTTTCCTTGGCTCGAGAAAAGTTTGGAAACAGGACTGGAAAGCGTACGATACAAAATTACACCGTATTATGCAGCAGCAAAAACAAGCTGACAAA aACCAGAATCGCAGCCTCAACTTTAACAGAAATCTCGGTAATAACCATCAAAGTACCAATCGAAACAACTACAACTTCAACACCAATAGTAACCGTAGATATACCAACCACAACCGTCACGTCAACAACAGTTTTtggaataataacaatagcccCAACTATAACATGGCCAACAGGCAACACAATAACGTCACCAACtcctacaataatcaacaacacaCCAACTCTAATCGTTTCCATGCAAATCAACTGTTACCACCTGACAGAGTGCTTCTTGCAGCAGCGAAAGACCGATTCTCCAGACCTCAATCTAACTCCATTTCTACGAAATTTTAA